In one Methanofastidiosum sp. genomic region, the following are encoded:
- the cas4 gene encoding CRISPR-associated protein Cas4, producing the protein MIDSNITGTEINYFFICKTKLWLFSKFQTMEHSSDVVKDGKIIHESVHKRMIKEVNLPGMKIDLIQKKDELVIYEVKKSKKMEKASIYQLLFYLYKLKEMEITAKGILDYPLIKKTEEIILTEEKEKELERVSNEIILIIGGSMPQPEKRSYCTKCSYYDFCWV; encoded by the coding sequence ATGATAGATAGTAACATTACCGGTACAGAAATAAACTATTTCTTTATTTGTAAAACCAAACTCTGGCTTTTCTCGAAATTTCAAACGATGGAACATTCATCCGATGTTGTAAAAGATGGTAAAATTATTCATGAATCAGTTCATAAAAGAATGATTAAAGAAGTAAATCTGCCCGGAATGAAAATAGATTTAATCCAAAAGAAAGATGAGTTAGTGATATATGAAGTTAAGAAATCAAAGAAAATGGAAAAAGCTTCAATTTATCAATTACTATTCTATCTCTATAAACTAAAAGAAATGGAAATTACTGCAAAAGGAATTTTAGATTACCCTCTTATTAAAAAAACTGAAGAAATAATCCTAACTGAAGAAAAAGAGAAGGAGTTAGAGAGGGTATCAAATGAAATAATTCTAATTATCGGAGGCTCTATGCCGCAACCAGAGAAGAGATCATATTGCACAAAATGTAGTTATTATGATTTTTGTTGGGTGTAA